GCTTTCCGCGAAAATCATCAGAAATATGATTCCCATTTCCAAGCAGAACTTTTAAACTCGGAGATGTGCTTATTTGCCCGCTTGGGTATTCCAGCGGATCCCGCCACCTCGCCATCTGCGAACTGATTCACCTGTTTCCTTCTCCTGAACTTACCATCGCCATAATGATACCACGTTATATCCATTCCGTCCTGAAAGCTCTGGGGACTAGCAGTGCGATCGCATTTCTATCCATTGCATGTCTCGCCGAAGAACCTGATTACAAAGATCAGTTGCTGCCAGTCCCGGCACTGGAAACATCGGATGCCCTGAAAGCATTTCAGGTTGCCGATGGGTTTCGTATCGAGTTGGCAGCAGCCGAGCCGAACGTTGTTGACCCGGTTGCCATGGCATTCGATGCGGATAGCCGTCTGTTTGTCATTGAGATGCGTGGCTACTCCGAAGACGATGGCGATGTCCTTGGACGCGTACGACTTCTTGAGGACGTTGACGACGATGGCACTTACGAACAGAGCACCGTTTTCGCTGAAGGTTTTTCCTGGCCAACTGCGATTTGCTGCACACAAGGCGGCGTTCTCGTGGGTGCCGCCCCCAACATCTTTTGGTTGAAGGATAACGATGGAGATGGCAAGGCAGACGAGCAACGTGTCCTCTTCACAGGCTTCAATAAATCGAACGTACAAGGCCTGCTAAACACGCTAAAGTGGGGAATCGACAACCGTATTCACGGCGTCACAAGCTCAAGCGGTGGAAGTGTGCGGAAGGTCGTTGAAGGGCAACCAACAGGCAAGCCAATTCCCCTGCGAGGCCGTGATTTTTCCATTGATCCACTCACGATGGATATGATCGCCATTAGTGGCGGTGGCCAGCATGGCATGAGCATGAACAGTTGGGGCGAGAAGTTTTCATGTAGCAACAGCGATCACTTGCAGCAGATTGTCTTCGAGGATCGTTATCTGGCACGCAATCCTTATCTGAGTGTCTCCTCTGTACGCCGCAGTATCGCCCAAGATGGCCCCCAAGCTGAAGTCTATCGAACGAGCCCTGTCGAGGCGTGGCGCGTCATTCGTACGAAGCTGCGTGCCGCCAAGATTGTTCCCGGAATTGTCGAAGGGGGAGGACGGCCGGCGGGTTACTTCACAGGTGCTACCGGAGTCACCATCTTTCGCGGGGATGCGTGGCCCGCGCGATATCAGGGCTTAGCTATCATTGGCGATGTCGGCAGCAACTTGATTCACCGCAAACAACTCATTGAACAAGGCGTTGCCTACCAGGGCATTCGAATTGACGAAGGGGAAGAGTTCGTAACTTCAAGCGATATCTGGTTTCGTCCCGTTCAGTACGCCAATGCCCCGGATGGCTCCCTCTATGTGGCGGACATGTATCGAGAGGTGATTGAGCATCCCAAGTCCCTGCCTCCCATGATCAAGAAGCATCTTGACTTGACCAGTGGACGGGATCGAGGGCGCATCTACCGTATTGCTGCCAGTGACTACCAACGACGACCAACACCTCGCTTGTCCCAGATGTCAACGGCTGAGTTGGTCCCCTTGCTGACTCATACCAATTCGTGGCATCGAGAGACCGCAGCACGTCTAATCTACGAACGACAAGACATCTCCATCGTGCCACTCCTGGAAACCAGCGTCACCAATGCATCCCTGGCAGAAGGGCGAGTGATCTCTCTCTCAGCATTAGCTGGTTTAGATCACTTATCACCCCAGGTTCTGCTTTCTGCCATGCGCGACGAACACCCACGTGTGCGACAGCATGCCGTTCGCCTATCTGAATCGCTGCTCAAAGACTCACCCGAACTTCGAAATGAGGTTATCCGTCTCGCGGATGATTCAGATGTGCATGTTAGGTTTCAATTGGCCCTCTCAGCCGGCTACCTTCCGGAAGAAGATAAGGTCAATGTTCTCAGACAACTAGCCCTTTCCGACGGAGAGGATTACGACTTTCTTGCCGCGATTCAAAGTTCACTTACGACCGGTGCAGGCTCGTTGTTTGCCACTTTGGCAACGCACGAGAATGCCCCCCGGCAGTTGCTATCATCCCTTGCCGGCCAGATTGGCAAGCAACAACTCCCCGAAGACATTGACATAGTTGCCCGCCTTCTCTCCGCTAAGAGCAGCGATCAACCTGAAATTTGCGAATTTACGATCATTCATCTAGGCATGCTTCCAGGCAGCGCACTCGCTCAACAGCTCGCAAAAACCACCAAGGGTAAGTCCGAGATCGTCATCAACAACATGGTTGCCCAAGCAAAGCGAACACTTGCAGATGGTGATGCCCCCATCGCTGCTCGCATCCAATCGCTTAATGTAATTAGATTTGATCGCTTTGACCCTGGCGTCTTTGGCGAACTATTAGAACCGTCCCAGCCGCTGGCACTGCAGGAAGCGGCCCTCAAAGCAATGCAACAATTCAATGACCCACAAGTGGCAGAACTGGTCATTGACTATTGGCCGAGCATGGCTCCTGGCATGCGAACCAAAGCGGCTCAACTCCTCGGATCACGAGCAAACTGGGTTGGCATGCTTCTGGATGCGATCCAGGAAAAGACTATTCAACCCTCGGAAATCAATATATCACAGCTCGCCGAGCTAAAGCCGATCCTCTCAGCGGAGCGAGGCCAACAGATCGACGGGCTGCTCAATCGCAATGCACGTTCTGATAGAGCGGAGATCATCAATGCATATCGCTTAGCACTTACGCTCGAAGGCGACAAAGATCGAGGGCATCTTGTTTTCACTAAACAGTGCACGGCCTGCCATCAGCTAAATGGGGAAGGGCACCCCCTTGGACCGAACCTAGCCGCGATGAAAAACCGTGGGGCAGAGGCCATACTTGTGAACATTCTGAATCCGAATGCAGAAGTCAATCCGCAGTATATGAATTATATCTGCCTGACCAGCGACGGAAGAACGATATCGGGAGTCATCACCAATGAGACCGCCACAAGCATTACACTTGTTCAAGCAGACAATAAATCTGAAACAATTCTGCGGATCGATATTCATCAACTTCGCAGCACGGGCGTATCACTCATGCCAGAGGGGCTCGAAAAAGTAATCAACCCGCAGGCAATGTCCGACCTCCTCAAATACATCACTCAATCCGAGTGAGCTTCTATGGATTCAACCGATACCAGGCACATTTCAAACGACCTGCCTTCAAGGATCTTTCCCATGACACTCGCCCGATATCCTTATGCCCTTGCGATCCTACTGCTGACCTTAGGCATCACAGCCACGGCTATTACCGAATTACAAGCCGAGACATTTAAGGTTGCAACCTTCGAGATCGACGCATCCCCTCCGATCGGCAGTCCGCTTGCGTACGACCCGACCAAGGGAATTCAGATGCCTCTTTCCTTCCGCGGAATCATCCTTCAAGGGCAGCAAACATACGTGCTGTGCACCGTCGATTGGCTGGGGGTTTCCAGTGATTCTCAGAAAGCATTTAAAGAAGCGATTGCCGAAGCCGTTGGCACTGATCCCAAGAATGTCGTCGTTCATGCGATTCACCAACACGATGCACCGCGCTGTGATGCCACCACCCAGGCCGTGTTCGATGAATTCGACCTAGACTACGACATGTTTGACCTGAAATTTATTGCCGAGGTGCAGAAAAGAGCTGCTGCGGCAGCCAAGCAGTCGTTAAAGAATTTGCAAACCGTAACACACATCGGCACCGGCCAGGCCGAAATCGAGAAGGTCGCCTCGAACCGTAGAATCCTTGGCCCCGACGGAAAAGTGAAGTACGTTCGCTACACGGCAACCAAAGATCCTGTCGTTCGTGATCAGCCAATCGGAACGATTGATCCAATGTGCAAATCCATTAGTTTCTGGAATGGGGAGCAGCCCGTGGCGGTCATGACCTACTACGCAACCCATCCGCAAAGCTATTACCGAACGGGACTCGCTAACCCTGATTTCCCAGGAATGGCTCGCAATGCCCGCGAAGAGAGCACCGGTACTTTCCATATCCATTTCAACGGAGCTGGTGGAAATATTGGGGCAGGGAAGTGGAACGACGGCGCGAAGGAGAATCGGGCAGTCCTTACCAAGCGTGTCGAGGAAGGGATGAAGCGGGCCTGGGATGAAACCAAGCGAAAGCCCATCAAAGCAGATGATGTCGCTTTGGCTTCGGTCGATGTGCTTCTCCCGCTTTCACCCTACATTCAAAAGGAAGAAGCAATCAGCGAACTGAAGAATAAATCACTCGACCGATTGACTCACTTCCGCGCTGCTCGCGAACTAGCCTGGCTGCGCCGCCATGAAGCAGGGGACGCGATTTCCATTGAGTGCCTGACGATTGGGGATGCCCGAATCTTGCATATGCCAGGTGAGTTATTCGTGGAGTATCAACTCGCTGCACAGAAACTACGACCGGATCTGTTTGTTGCCATGGCCGCATATGGCGACTATGCCCCAGGCTACATCGGTACCGAGGTGTCCTACGGTGAGGGCGGATACGAAACCAGCCGTACCGCGTCGCGAGTTTCTGGCCGATCCGAACAGGTTTTAATGGGTGCGATCAGCAAGCTGCTGAAAGATGATTCCGCAAAATAGCTAGGCGAGATCTTTCAAAGGTCCCGTGCTATCTCCGAACGCTTCCACTTCAACTCCCATGCGATCAAGCATCGCATGGTAAAGGTTGCAGAGTGGAACCTGGCCTTCTGCCGGAAGATGACGTCCGGAGTTCAAAGTTCGTCCCCCGCGACCTCCCAAGAGAATCGGGAGGTTGTCAGGATCGTGGCGATTTCCGTCCGACATGCTGGAACCAAACAGAATCATGCAGTTGTCCAGCAGCGTTCCGTCACCTTCCTTGATGCTTCGCAGTTTCGTCAACATCTGTGCAAACTGCTCGACGTGCCAACGATTGATTAGCTGATATTGTTCGATCTTTTCTTTTTTGTTCTCGTGGTGCGAGAGCTCGTGGTGCCCGCCTTTCACACCATCAAGGAATGAGAAATTTCGCCCGGAGACATCATTGGCAAACATCAACGATGCCACTCGTGTCGAATCGGTTTGAAACGCCAACACAATCAAGTCCAGCATAATTGCAATGTGCTCGCGAAAGTCACCGGGCACCCCTGGTCGGGCCGCGGCCAGTACGTGGTCGTCGACATCAGGCTGCGAGTCGCCACTTCCTCCCTTGGTGGCGAACTCGATTCGCTTCTCGACAGCCCGAACTGAATCGAGGTATTCGTCCATCTTGAATTGATCGTCCCGACCTAGCTTCGGCCTGAGTCGCCGAGCATCTTCGAGCACATAATCGAGCAAGTTTTGGTACGACTCAGCCTTGGCGGAATCGGGAGTCAATGTCTTTCCGAACAGGCGTTCGTAGACTAGTCGCGGATTGATTTCCTTGGCCACCGGGCGGGTAGGAGACTGCCACGAGATATGCGAGCCGTACAGTCTTGTATAGCCTACGTTGCTGTCGATTCCGCTGATCACCGGTTCCGTACCCAGTTCCAGCGACGGCAGCGGCGTGAATTTCCCGGTATGCTGAGCCATCAATTGGTCGACCGAGATTCCCCCGCTGCTGATGTCCTTTCCGGTCGTCTTAGTAACTGGCATACCGGTTAAGAAGTTTGCCGTCTTGGCGTAGTGACCATCTCCGCCGTGGCTGTGCTTCTTATCAAGCCCTGTCAGCACGAGAACATCGCTACGTATGTCCGCCAAAGGCTTCAGCGATGGGGTAAGTTCGTACTTATCGCCAGATTCTTTTGGAATCCAGTCCTTTTCCCAGACACCGTTGGGGAAGTACAGGAATGCAGAACGAACCGGTGGACCACCGCCCTCATCTGCGCTGGCAATTCTCGGAGAAAGCGACGACATCCACGGCAAATTAAGCGCGACCCCACATCCTTGGAGGAAACGACGACGCGAGAGGGCCTTGGCTGATTGGATTTGTTTTCTCATGGATACAGTTCCAGGCAATGGAATTTATGTCTCTTACTTGTCCGACTTGAAATAGCGATGCTGAAACGGATAGGACAGGGCGATCTCTTCGATTAGTACCGCTGCCTTCAGATCGTTTTCCTTCAGCTTCTTCAAGCAATGATCAACGACACAGTTATCGAACTTGCTGAGTTCCCGACCATAGGCAAATCCAATTAGCTTGCGTACGAAATGTTTCTGAAATTCACCACTGCGCTTGAGGATCACCGTCTTCAGTTCTTCCGGGCCGCTGAATTGGTCTCCCGAAGGTAGCTTGCCAGCCGAATCAATCGGCTGCCCGTTGTCGCTCTCCCGCCACCGACCAATGCCATCGAAGTTCTCTAAACCGAACCCCAGTGGGTCCATCCGGTTATGGCAGCTTGCGCACTCCGCTTTCTGCCGATGCACCTCAAGCCGCTCTCGCAGCGTCAGGTTCTTACCTTCTTCATGCGACTCTTCTAAAGCGGGTACATTGGGGGGAGGTGGAGGTACACGAGATCCCAGCACTTCTTCCAGAATCCATCTTCCTCGTAGCACAGGGCTCGTCCGGCGAGGGTAAGACGCAGACGTCAAGACACTGGCCATCGTCATCACGCCGCCCCGTTGCCGATTAGGCAACTCGACTCGCTGCCAATCGGCACTCTCTTCGATCGCCAAGCCGTAGTACGCAGCCAGACGTCCATTGGCATAAATGTACTGCGCGTCGACTAGTCTCGTCAGCGGCTGATCTTCTCGGAATACATTGGCGACTGTCAGAATAGCCTCTTCTCGCATATCGGCTGCCAACGCGTCGCTGAATTCCGGAAAGATTTCGGCATCAGGGCGTGTTCCGTTGCCGAATTCGCGAAGCCCCAGCCACTGTAAACCGAAATTTTCACCCAGGGCCTCAGCCTTCGGATCGGATAGCATTCGGCGGACTTCCTGTCTCAGCACGCTCTCCTCAAAGAGCTTTCCCTCGTCAGCCAGTTGAAGCAGCCGATCGTCAGGAATTGACGACCAGATCAACAGGGATAGGCGTGTTGCCAATTGATACTCAGTAATTCTCTGAACACCACCGCCATCCGGTTCCGACTCAACAACGAACAAAAAGTGAGGCGACACAAGTACGGCTTTCAGTGGTTCTCGGAGAGCAGTCAATGGGGTGCCACTTCTCGCAAGACTAGCATCATAGATAGCCAGCAATCGCTCAACCTCTTCTTCCGATACCGGTCGTCGCCATGCTCGCCGCGCAAATCGCTGGATGCACTGCTTAGCCGCTTCGCGTCGTTCGGCATCACTTTTCGGAATAGGCGTCAGAAAGGCCTCGGATAGGATTGCCTCTCTTGCCGCGATCACATCCGAAGGAGCTCCATCTTGGGTATTGGGCAATGCCGTTTCGATGATTCGATCGGCAGATGCCAAATATGCTTCCAAATGAATCGGAGACGTGAACAACGCATCACCGACGGTATCAAATCCCTCGCCACCAGCCCCATCGGAAGGTGGCAGTTCGTGCGATTTCAATTCGAGTCCTACCAAGTCCTTAACTGCGTTGCGATATTCGGTTCGTGTCAAACGTCGGCTCATCACGTGACCGCGATACCAGGCCTGGGTTTCATCGGATGCCAGCTGGTTGCAGAGATCCTGATTGGGACGCGAGTCGAGCCACCCGTTGAAAGCACCCTTCTGTGGATCGTTCAGCCCGGGGCTTCCCTCCGGCGGCATTTCATTCTGGCGAATCCGACGGGCAACACGATCCCACACGTCGCCAGCCTTGGCAGCACTGTCACCACTAGTGAACCGACTCAGGTCAAATTCCCCGTCGGAATCTTTACCGCTGTGGCACTCGATGCATCGCGACTGGATGATCGGCAAAATATCCTTTGCGTAGCGTTCACCCCATCGTGACATTTCTGGGGAAAGCTCGTCTGCCAGACAAGCAGAGCTTTCCGACAATACGAACATATTCAACAGCACCAGGCTGAATAGAACGTATCGCGAATCGCGAGCGCACTTTAAGAGTCGTTGCATCGGCGGGGGCCTAAAGGCGGGGGTAATATAGGGCAGGACTCTTAATCCTATCTCACAGACCGATTTTAAACCAGATCGTTTTGCAAGTCCTTTTGTGCGAGAAAGTTACGCGACACCGATAAGGGGCTGCCCCCTTGGGTGTCCATACGCACTGCGCGCAGGATAAAGCAGGATGACAACCTGTTCCAGTACCTGGCTCACAGGCATCTGCTGGCCCAGGGGGAGGAAGCACGCTAACGCATCTCAGAAGTCAAAGACTCAATCGTCGGAGAGAAATAGGCTTAACTAATTCTTCGGCTGTTTATACTTCTGCTGATACTTCTCGTAGAGTATTGTTTGCTTGTTGCTCAGATCGACGGGCTTACCAGCGATCCAGGCTGTTTGAATCTGTGTCGCGGCCTCAAGAGGGTCACCATCGCAGATAAACAGCGTTGCGTCCTTTCCCTTTTCCAGGCTACCGACGCGTTCTCCCACGCCCAGAATCTCTGCAGGCGAGAGCGTTATCGCACGCATTGCGTCCTCATTGCTTAGACCAAACGCGACAGCGGTTGCCGCATGGTAAGGAAGATTTCGGACGTTCCACGCATTGGATCGTTCGTATCCTGAGATACAAAAGCGAATTCCCGCATCTTGAAGTCGCTTTGCCAGCGAGTAGGCGGCATCGTAGGGGTCGTCTCGTCGGCGGGGGTTACGATGAATGGCCGAGATAATGACCGGAATATCGTATTGCTTCATCAACTCTTGGCACTTCACGGCATCGTATCCGCCAAAGATTACAAGCCTCACTTTCTGCTGGTTGGCAAATGTGATTGCCCGGGTGATGTCGTTCGCTCGATCGGCATGAAGGATGATAGGCTGCTCTCCTCGCAGGACCTTATCCATCGAATCTAAACGGGCATCATGCAGGATCTTAGACTTCGCCTGTTGTCCTTGGTAGTAACGCCTTGCTTCGTCAAAGAACGACTCCAACCGCTCCTTTTCCTCTTCACTGTCCATGGAAACAATCATCCCGGCACGAGGCAGCAAGGTCATGTCCTCATAGGTCCAACCGTCGAGTTGCATCACAGCACATTGACCGGAAATCAAGCCTCCAGACGGGGCGGTCATGGCCAAGAGAACTCCGTTAGATCTCGTCACCGGAATGATCTCACCATCTGGGTCGACGCTGACATGCGCCTTCACATTAGGATTGAGACTGCCTGATTCGCGATAGTCGTTACTCGCTCTGACCGAAGAGATTTCCGTCAGGCCGATCCGGGAATAGGGTTCAAAAAGTCCCGGATAGACATGCTTCCCGGCGGCTTTGATGACATGAGCATCCTTAGGAACCTCAATTTTTTCGCCAATTGCCGTAATCTTTCCTTTCTCGAAGATTAAGACCCCCTTCTTAATGGCCGGTCCTGAAATGGGATGAATTGTCGCTCCCACAATTGCAACCGGTCCCTTCGGCAGGGCACCGGGGATTTGATCGGAGGCAGCGGAAACACCGACCAGGCAAGCAAACGCGAACAGTGTCAGCAGTCGGATAGGAGAGTGCATCGTATATGTCTTACTGTGGGTGGCGGTACTATGCGGTCAGGAACACCAGTACGCACGATCAATGCTCGTGACCGTGCTCGTGTTCGTCGTGGGCATGACAGAACTCATCGTGGCGTGGCCACAACTGAGAACCATCTTCTAGCGATTCCCCTTCGTCCATCATCGGGGCCCTGGAGTCAAGGATCTTCTGCACCAGCGTATTCTTCATCTCGGCCATCTGTTGATGTCGCTGTTGCTCTTCCAGACGGTCAAAGTACTTGATTCCGTCGATCCATGTTTGTTCACAGACGCTGAAATTAGAAAGAGGGGGGCCAGACCAGATCGCCAAGTCTGCATGTTTGCCAGGCTCGATCGAACCGACGTACTTTTCAATCCGAAGCTGAATAGCTGGGTTAATCGTAATGAATTTGAGTGCCTCTTCCGGCGACAGATTGCCATACTTCACTGCCTTGGCGGCCTCTTGATTCATACGTCGCCCCATTTCCCAGTCGTCAGAGTTGAATGAAACCACGACGCCTTGGTTGTGCATGAGTGCTCCGTTGAATGGAATCGCATCCCGCACTTCGACCTTGTAAGCCCACCAATCCGAGAATGTTGATCCGGTCGCACCGTGCTCCTTCATGGCATCGGCAACCTTATACCCCTCGAGGATATGCTGGAGCGAACCAATCGTGATATCGTACTCATCTAATACCCGGATCAGAGCCAGGATCTCGTCTTGCCGATAGCTATGACAATGGACCCAGCGTTTTCCGTTAAGAATCTCGACGATCGCATCGAATTGAAGATCGCGACGTGGCGGTAGACCGTGTTTGTTCTTAGCGTAGTCCTGATGAGCCTTTTGATACTGCTGGGCCTCGCGAAACTCGTCACGGAACACCTGTTCGACACCCATTCGAGTCTGGGGATAACGCGTATTGAAGTCATCTCCCCAGTTGCTCTGCTTTACGTTCTCGCCCAAGGCGAACTTGATACCGGCCGGAGCTTCCCGAAACTTCAGATTTTCGTAGTTGGTTCCCCAACGCATCTTGATGACCTGGTTCTGCCCACCGATCGGGTTAGCCGAACCATGTAGCACATTGGCGGTCGTTAGTCCGCCGGCGAGTTGCCAGTAAATCGTAATGTCGTCCGCGTCGACGAAGTCCGCGATACGAACTTCCGCTGTGATCGCTTGGCCGCTTTCGTTGATCCCGCCATCGGTCGCGATATGCGAATGGCAGTCGATCAGCCCCGGGGTAATATGTTTGCCGGTGGCATCCACGACGACTGCTTCTTTGGGAATGGAGATCTTCTTCCCAATCTTCTCGATCTTGCCATTGTTGATCAGGATCGTGCCCTTGTCGATTTTCCCCAGAGGGCCGCTCGTCCAGATCGTAGCTCCGGTAATTGCTACGAGCGACTCCTGCTTAACAGGTTTCTCTCGCCCATAGGCCCCCAGCGGATATTGCACTGGAAAACTGGCCATGCGGAGCCGTTTCGGCTTGTCTTCATCTTCCTTCTTCGTTTCCCCTGACTTCTCGGTATCCTTACTTTCGGTCTCCTTTGGCTCTTCTTTGTCTTCCGCTTGCATACCAGAAGGAACCATCGTTACGGGTGTGACCGATCCATCAGGCCAACGGAGCGAGCCATATCGTGTTTCGACGTCTTCCTGGTAGACGATCGAGAGCGTAGCAACGCCCTTAATCCCAAAGTTATCAGCAACAAACTGTGCAGTAATCTGACCATCCTCGAACTTGATCGACTTGAGTTCGATTTTGTCCTTAAACTTTGGAGTCGTTTCGGCTGGGCGAATGGTCCCTTTCAGGGTCTTGTCTCCGGACACGTTGATCAGCAGGACCTGATCCGTCTTCTCGGGGGGATCTTGAATCGAGATCTTCCAATCGCTTGCCAGACCATGTGGAAGATCATCATGATGTTCGTACCGGTGGCCATTGACCCACGTTTCCACAACTTCCGCTTTGTCATCAAATAGCGGTTTGGAAGTCACTACCAGGCTCGCCAGTTTCCCCTCGTCGATGGTGCCAAGCTGCTTGTCGATTCCGAAGCGTTTGGCTGGCACAGTGGTCATTGCCGCCAAGGCATCCGCTTCATTCAATCCGCGATGCACGGCAATGCGAAGGTTCTTCAAGAACAGAGAAGGGGACTCGAGCCGGTGCGTTGTCAGCAACACTTCGACCTTGCGATCAAGTAGCCGCGCGATATTCTCCGGTGCATGATCCCAGTGCATGAGGGCTTGTAACGTGGCATCATCCGCTGCTTGGGGCGTCGCCACATTAGGGGCCTTCGCAAAATCAATCGGAACGATAATCGTTCGCTTCGTCTTGGCGATGGCGTCCAGTTGACGATACTCACGTCCGCTTCCGATGGCGATCATGTCGAGGCCAAACTCGCGGGCAAACTCATCGGCCCGCAAAAGGAACTGATCATTGCTCGTCTCGATCATAACAGGCAACCTGCCATCGACGTACGGCTGCATGGCGTCCAGCGTCACGTTCCGCTCTGGAAGCGGAAGCATGGCATCCGCATGAGCAGCTCGATGGGCATCGCGATACCACTGGGCGTCATAGAAAGCCTGACGAGCCAGGGCCACGGCTCCCATCGGAGAGTTCGGATAATTACCTCGGCTTCGTCGTCTCCCTAGTGTCAGCTCCCCGGCCAGGGCAAACTGATCGCGAAGCACCAATTGCGACAGATCATCTTGGCCCAATGCGTAGATAGCCGAACGCCCTTTGACAATTCCATCTTGTGGGGCAATCAGCCGGGCTACAAAACCTTGCTTACGAAGATCACCGGCCGCCAGTTCCTTGCTTGTAAGAACGCTGCGAACGTCGAAGTCCGCTCGGATGTTTTCGTTCCAGTAACTGGTTGGCGGCCGACTGTTGGCTTGGTCGAACGACACTTCTGCGTAACTGTCGATTAAGCCTGGGTAAACGAACTTGCCACCCAGGTCGATGACCTCTGCTTCCACGGGAATATCAACCTTGGCACCAATCGCCACGATTTTCTCGTCACGGATCACAATCGTCACAGGCTCAGGGTCTTTGCCTGGCGATCGTATTACTTGACCACCGGAAAGTGCGTAGACTCGCAGCGGATGGCGATGCAAGCCATCTTCGTGACGTGACGTTGGGGGGAACGTCTGAGCAGCAGCAGTTAGCGAGAGAATAATTGGCAGGAGGATCGCAAGCGGGAACGAACGTTTCATCTAGCAGACTCTAACGAGATAATTCCGGTCAGTTTGCAATAGAAGTGCCCGGTGCCGAGCCTGACACTTCTTCATCTAAGATAGTCCGAAACCACATTCGGCTCGTTATCTTTTTGCGCGATTTTTGACATAATCTTGCAGGATTACAACCACTCTTGAGGATGTTGAGCCTATTCCTTCGATTTATTTCCAGTTCTTGGTCAAATCACGAATCTCGAGGTCAGGATTCTCGTCTCCCCGCGTATCTTCTTTCGCCAGAATGACTAAAGGCGGTCTCTGCGTCTTTACCTGACAGACGTATATCCCAAACGAGTGTCCTGAATCAATTTCCCCGACGCGGCCTTGGCGAAATCCAGTACGGGACACTGAAACCATTTGGTACTTTGGATCATAATCTGGTACCGCTTTGCCTCCTCCTTTTCGTTGCCCCCAATCCCATCATCGGAAAGGTTTGTCGCCAAACCGTTTCTCCAGGTCTTCGGAATGAATCCACCCCGCTATTCACCAAGGCGATCGCCAGTCAGTACGTTGATAGCCATGCTTATCTTGACAGCATTGGTTTTGGTCGAATCTCTTCCCGCTCAGTCACCGGCGGATGTCATTCCCAAGCATTCATTTTCGCAGACCATTCGACCGTTCCTTAAAACATATTGCTACGACTGCCACGGTTCTGAAACCCAAGAAGCCGACCTGCGACTCGATACGCTTGACGACGACTTCAGCAAATCGACCTCAGCCGGCACTTGGATTGAGGTGATGGACAAGATGAACCTGGGAGAGATGCCCCCAGACGGTTCACCAGTGCCCACGACGAACGATCTTTCCAGCGTCACTCATTGGATTGCGGCAGAGTTGCGTCAGGCCGAACGAAGTAGTCTCGGGAAAGAAGGACGGGTGATACTCCGCAGAATGAATCGCGCCGAATACACCAATACTGTGCGTGATCTTCTCCACCTCAAGTTTCTACCAGGCGAAAGCCCTGAAAACGTGCTTCCGCCTGACGGTACGGCCGAAGGATTCGACAAAGTGTCGGTTGCACTGATGCTTGATCCGTCTCTGTTAGACAAGTATTTCGAAGTCGCTCAGCGGATCGCGGACAAAGCAATCGTCGATGGTCCACCTCCATTCGCAACCGAGAAGATGCGATTAGAGATGGAAGATATCGCCGACAATCGAGCCATTGACTACTTGTGTGCCACGCCTGGTATTGAGTGTGAAGAAAAAGCAATAGTCTTGATGCAGGGCTCGACGCG
Above is a genomic segment from Blastopirellula marina containing:
- a CDS encoding PVC-type heme-binding CxxCH protein → MIPRYIHSVLKALGTSSAIAFLSIACLAEEPDYKDQLLPVPALETSDALKAFQVADGFRIELAAAEPNVVDPVAMAFDADSRLFVIEMRGYSEDDGDVLGRVRLLEDVDDDGTYEQSTVFAEGFSWPTAICCTQGGVLVGAAPNIFWLKDNDGDGKADEQRVLFTGFNKSNVQGLLNTLKWGIDNRIHGVTSSSGGSVRKVVEGQPTGKPIPLRGRDFSIDPLTMDMIAISGGGQHGMSMNSWGEKFSCSNSDHLQQIVFEDRYLARNPYLSVSSVRRSIAQDGPQAEVYRTSPVEAWRVIRTKLRAAKIVPGIVEGGGRPAGYFTGATGVTIFRGDAWPARYQGLAIIGDVGSNLIHRKQLIEQGVAYQGIRIDEGEEFVTSSDIWFRPVQYANAPDGSLYVADMYREVIEHPKSLPPMIKKHLDLTSGRDRGRIYRIAASDYQRRPTPRLSQMSTAELVPLLTHTNSWHRETAARLIYERQDISIVPLLETSVTNASLAEGRVISLSALAGLDHLSPQVLLSAMRDEHPRVRQHAVRLSESLLKDSPELRNEVIRLADDSDVHVRFQLALSAGYLPEEDKVNVLRQLALSDGEDYDFLAAIQSSLTTGAGSLFATLATHENAPRQLLSSLAGQIGKQQLPEDIDIVARLLSAKSSDQPEICEFTIIHLGMLPGSALAQQLAKTTKGKSEIVINNMVAQAKRTLADGDAPIAARIQSLNVIRFDRFDPGVFGELLEPSQPLALQEAALKAMQQFNDPQVAELVIDYWPSMAPGMRTKAAQLLGSRANWVGMLLDAIQEKTIQPSEINISQLAELKPILSAERGQQIDGLLNRNARSDRAEIINAYRLALTLEGDKDRGHLVFTKQCTACHQLNGEGHPLGPNLAAMKNRGAEAILVNILNPNAEVNPQYMNYICLTSDGRTISGVITNETATSITLVQADNKSETILRIDIHQLRSTGVSLMPEGLEKVINPQAMSDLLKYITQSE
- a CDS encoding DUF1552 domain-containing protein, which codes for MRKQIQSAKALSRRRFLQGCGVALNLPWMSSLSPRIASADEGGGPPVRSAFLYFPNGVWEKDWIPKESGDKYELTPSLKPLADIRSDVLVLTGLDKKHSHGGDGHYAKTANFLTGMPVTKTTGKDISSGGISVDQLMAQHTGKFTPLPSLELGTEPVISGIDSNVGYTRLYGSHISWQSPTRPVAKEINPRLVYERLFGKTLTPDSAKAESYQNLLDYVLEDARRLRPKLGRDDQFKMDEYLDSVRAVEKRIEFATKGGSGDSQPDVDDHVLAAARPGVPGDFREHIAIMLDLIVLAFQTDSTRVASLMFANDVSGRNFSFLDGVKGGHHELSHHENKKEKIEQYQLINRWHVEQFAQMLTKLRSIKEGDGTLLDNCMILFGSSMSDGNRHDPDNLPILLGGRGGRTLNSGRHLPAEGQVPLCNLYHAMLDRMGVEVEAFGDSTGPLKDLA
- a CDS encoding DUF1592 domain-containing protein, which translates into the protein MQRLLKCARDSRYVLFSLVLLNMFVLSESSACLADELSPEMSRWGERYAKDILPIIQSRCIECHSGKDSDGEFDLSRFTSGDSAAKAGDVWDRVARRIRQNEMPPEGSPGLNDPQKGAFNGWLDSRPNQDLCNQLASDETQAWYRGHVMSRRLTRTEYRNAVKDLVGLELKSHELPPSDGAGGEGFDTVGDALFTSPIHLEAYLASADRIIETALPNTQDGAPSDVIAAREAILSEAFLTPIPKSDAERREAAKQCIQRFARRAWRRPVSEEEVERLLAIYDASLARSGTPLTALREPLKAVLVSPHFLFVVESEPDGGGVQRITEYQLATRLSLLIWSSIPDDRLLQLADEGKLFEESVLRQEVRRMLSDPKAEALGENFGLQWLGLREFGNGTRPDAEIFPEFSDALAADMREEAILTVANVFREDQPLTRLVDAQYIYANGRLAAYYGLAIEESADWQRVELPNRQRGGVMTMASVLTSASYPRRTSPVLRGRWILEEVLGSRVPPPPPNVPALEESHEEGKNLTLRERLEVHRQKAECASCHNRMDPLGFGLENFDGIGRWRESDNGQPIDSAGKLPSGDQFSGPEELKTVILKRSGEFQKHFVRKLIGFAYGRELSKFDNCVVDHCLKKLKENDLKAAVLIEEIALSYPFQHRYFKSDK